CGCCGGGGCGGTAGGTCAGGTAGCGGGGCGCGACCCAGGAGTAGACGAAGCCCGCGGGCGCGTAGGCGCGCCAGCGGCCGACCACGTCCCAGTCGGGCACGCGGCGGTGGGTCTGGACCAGCTCGATCGAGTTGAAGAGCCCGAAGTAGCGGCGGCGGCGCTGCCGGGGCGAGAGCCCCGACCACTCGCCTCCGCTCGGCCAGCCCGAGGTGCCCAGGTAGAGCATCAGCGGCTCCAGTGCGCGAGCCAGCCCGCGGCCTGCTCCAGCATCACCTCGGGCAGCTCGTGCCCCACGCCCTCGAAGACGGCGTGGGCCAGGCGTCCGTCCCGTTCCTTGTAGGCGCTCCGCAGGGCCTTCACGGTCTCCTGCATGCGCGCGAGCGGCACCACCGGGTCGCGGGCGCCGTGCAGGTGCAGAATCGGCGTGGGCGGGTAGGCGGCGGCGCGGGTGACCGGCGGGTTTTGGTAGGCCTCGGCCCACTCGGGGTGGGCCTCGACGAAGCTCGGCGGAGCGTCGAGCGGAAAGCCGCTGGAAATCAGGATCGCCGCCGCCTGCGGCCGCAGCAGCCCGCGCGAGATCAGCTCGTGCCAGACGTAGCCGCCCATGCTCGCGCCCGCGGCCAGCAGGGGCAGGCCCGCGAGTTCGTCGCGAGCGGCCAGCGCCTCAGCGAGCGCTGGCAGCTCGGCCACCTGGGCGGCGATGGCGCGCACCACGCCCTCGAGGTAGTTCGCGCGGTCACGCGGGTCGAAGCGCCAGCGCGCCTCGGCCCGCTCGCCGTGCAGGGGGGCGTCGGGGTGGACGGTGGCCAGGCCGCGTTCGTGGAAGGGGGCGGCCAGGCGGGCGGTGCGCTCCTTGGAGCCGCCCGCGCCGTGCAGGAAGAGCACCCAGCCCCGCGGCCGCTCGGGCCGGGCCAGGACGAGCGGCACGCCCTCGAGGTAGAGCCGTTCCTTCGTCGTCATGGTCAGTTGAACAGCGCCGAGATGGACTCGCCCCGGTGGATGCGGTCGATGGCCTCGGCGAAGAGGGGGGCCACGTTCATCACCCGCAGCTTTTCGGGGAGGGGACGGGGCGGGGCGCAGGTGTCGGTGGCGGCCACGGTGCGGATGGGGCTCTTGGCGATGCGCTCGAGCGCCGGACCCACGTAGACCCCGTGGGTCACCGCGGCGTAGACCTCGCGCGCCCCCGCTTCGAGCACGGTTTCGGCGGCCTTGACGAGCGAGCCCGCGGTCGAGACCTCGTCGTCGATCACCAGGGCGATCTTCCCCTTCACGTCGCCCACCAGGCCCCGCGCCTCCACCTCGGTGTCGGAGAGGCGCTGTTTGTCGATGAAGGCGAGCGGCGTGCCCAGCCGCCGCGCCAGCGCGCTGGCGCGCTTGATGTCGCCGGCGTCGGGGGCCACCACCACGGCGTGCTCCAGGTCCTCGATCCGGGTCACGAAGTGGTTGGCGATCACCATCTCGGCCGAGAGGTGGTCCATGGGCACCTTGAAAAAGCCGTGCACCTGCGGCGAGTGCAGCGTCATGGTGAGCACCCGGTCGGCTCCGGCGGTCTGCAGCAGGTCGGCCACCAGCCGCGCGGCCACCGAGATGCGGGGCTCGTCTTTCTTGTCGCTGCGGGCGTAGGAGAAGTAGGGGATCACCGCGGTCACCCGGTGCGCGCTCGCCCCTTTGGCGGCGTCGATCATCATCAGCAGCTCGAAGAGATGGTCCTGCACCGGCGGCGTGAGCGACTGCACGATGAAGACGTCGGCCTCGCGCAGCGACTCCTCGAAGCGGACGAAGAGGTTGTCGTTGGCGAACTTTTCGGTGCTGCTGCGGCCCAGCGGCAGTTCCAGGTGGTGGGCGATCTCGCGCGCGAGCGCAGGGTTCGACTTCCCGGTAAAGACTTTCAGGGGACGGTTCATGCCGGCAGGTAGCATATCACACCCGGGTGCGGCGTCCGGCGGCGGAATATGACCCTTCGCTGACGTGAAGCAGGGGTAGATTTGGGTTAGCGTAAGGGTTCCCTGCCGTGTTCCTTGGGTCACATTGTTTGGAACATGCACGATGTGGTCGTAATTATGGACTACAATAGGCGTAAATCCACCGTGCGGCCATGATCGGATGGGAGGTGTGGTGGGCAGGAGCTGGGAGTTCTTTCGTAACCTCTGGTGGCGCTTCCGCAGACGGTTGCTGCCCCCCTTTCACCTGACCCCGGGCGAGTGGGCGATCCTTTCCCGCAGGCTCCCGGTCGTCGTCTATCAGGCGCTGGCCGACGAGCAGGGGACCACCCTCTTCGCCGCCGGCGCGATCGAGTCCATGCTGGGCTACACCGCGGCCGAGTGGGTGGGCCGCCCCGACGCCTGGTACGCCAGCCTCCACCCCGACGACCGCGCCAAGGTCATGCAGGCGCTGGCGCGGCTGACCCCCGGCGCTTCGGTCGAGATCAGCTACCGCATGCGGCACAAGGCCGGGGACTGGCGCTGGATCCGCGACACCGTGACCCTGTTCGAGGCGGCGCCCGGGCGGCGCTACTACCTGGGGGTGATGACCGACGTTACCCACGAAAAGGAGCTCGAGCAGGCCACGATGGAGTCGTCCGTCTTCCTCGACGAGCTGCTGCGCTCCGGTCCCTGGGTGCTCTACCGCCTCGAAGGACCCGCACAGCGCATCGGCTACCTTTCGCCCAACGCCCGCAACGTCCTGGGCCTGGAAACGGAAGAAGTCCTGGGGCAGACCCCCGAGCACCTCGTCGAGCGGGTGCACCCGGAGGACCGTGGCCTCTTCCGCCGCCACTTCGCGCTGCTGCGCCAGGCGGGCGGCGACCAGACGCGCGTGCGCTTCCGCCTGGAGTCGGGCGAGTACCACTGGATCGCGCTGCACGGGCGCAGGGCGGCGGGCGAGC
This genomic stretch from Oceanithermus desulfurans harbors:
- a CDS encoding ribose-phosphate diphosphokinase, yielding MNRPLKVFTGKSNPALAREIAHHLELPLGRSSTEKFANDNLFVRFEESLREADVFIVQSLTPPVQDHLFELLMMIDAAKGASAHRVTAVIPYFSYARSDKKDEPRISVAARLVADLLQTAGADRVLTMTLHSPQVHGFFKVPMDHLSAEMVIANHFVTRIEDLEHAVVVAPDAGDIKRASALARRLGTPLAFIDKQRLSDTEVEARGLVGDVKGKIALVIDDEVSTAGSLVKAAETVLEAGAREVYAAVTHGVYVGPALERIAKSPIRTVAATDTCAPPRPLPEKLRVMNVAPLFAEAIDRIHRGESISALFN
- a CDS encoding alpha/beta hydrolase; protein product: MTTKERLYLEGVPLVLARPERPRGWVLFLHGAGGSKERTARLAAPFHERGLATVHPDAPLHGERAEARWRFDPRDRANYLEGVVRAIAAQVAELPALAEALAARDELAGLPLLAAGASMGGYVWHELISRGLLRPQAAAILISSGFPLDAPPSFVEAHPEWAEAYQNPPVTRAAAYPPTPILHLHGARDPVVPLARMQETVKALRSAYKERDGRLAHAVFEGVGHELPEVMLEQAAGWLAHWSR